One genomic window of Indioceanicola profundi includes the following:
- a CDS encoding MFS transporter has protein sequence MTREDRSGMLSVAFSCLGHATMHILAALYLTVVLVLEDGWAGMSYDDLIRLWTIGSLMIGLGAPLAGWLGDRWSESRMMVLMFLLTGAGSMLAGLADTPTQLAAALAVLGLGASIYHPVGMSWVIKNARARGRALGILGIFGSVGIALAALIAGTLSTWGGWHLAFLAPGAASIAIGLILAGLIAAGVVFDRKGDVKPQAPPSRGDAVRAFLVLSVTMICAGLIFNATQTVLPKWFEVDLSGMVETTAGIGMLVTLVYLLASSAQFAGGWLSDKLSIRRVYVVCLLIQAPVLLLAAQLGGPVVLLLATAMVFTNGLQIPAENLLLARYTPERYRGLAYGAKFVLSFGAAPVAVQLVAFTYGLSADVSLLFVTLGILALTAWAAALLLPREGTAVQASAIQPAATGAGAD, from the coding sequence ATGACCCGCGAAGACCGCTCCGGCATGCTGTCCGTGGCATTCTCCTGCCTCGGCCATGCCACCATGCATATTCTGGCTGCTCTGTACCTCACCGTCGTCCTGGTGCTGGAGGATGGGTGGGCCGGGATGTCCTATGACGATCTGATCCGGCTCTGGACCATAGGTTCGCTGATGATCGGCCTGGGCGCGCCTTTGGCCGGATGGCTGGGCGACCGCTGGTCCGAGTCGCGCATGATGGTCCTGATGTTCCTGCTGACCGGCGCCGGGTCGATGCTGGCCGGGCTGGCGGATACGCCGACCCAGCTTGCGGCGGCGCTGGCCGTGCTCGGCCTCGGCGCTTCGATCTACCATCCGGTCGGGATGTCATGGGTGATCAAGAACGCGCGGGCGAGGGGCCGGGCGCTCGGCATTCTAGGCATCTTCGGCAGCGTCGGCATCGCCCTCGCCGCGCTGATCGCCGGCACGCTTTCGACCTGGGGCGGCTGGCACCTCGCGTTCCTGGCGCCGGGTGCGGCCTCTATCGCGATCGGGCTGATCCTGGCCGGCCTGATCGCCGCCGGCGTGGTGTTCGACCGGAAGGGCGATGTGAAGCCGCAGGCTCCGCCGTCGCGAGGCGATGCGGTCCGGGCCTTCCTGGTGCTGTCCGTCACGATGATCTGTGCCGGGTTGATCTTCAACGCCACCCAGACTGTGCTTCCGAAATGGTTCGAGGTGGACCTGTCCGGAATGGTGGAGACCACGGCCGGCATCGGCATGCTGGTCACGCTGGTCTATCTGCTGGCCAGCAGCGCACAGTTCGCTGGCGGCTGGCTTTCCGACAAGCTGTCCATCCGACGGGTCTATGTGGTCTGTCTGCTGATCCAGGCGCCCGTGCTGCTGCTGGCCGCGCAGCTCGGCGGGCCGGTCGTGCTGTTGCTGGCCACGGCGATGGTTTTCACCAACGGTCTCCAGATCCCGGCGGAGAACCTGCTGCTGGCACGCTACACGCCGGAGCGGTATCGCGGATTGGCCTACGGGGCGAAGTTCGTCCTCAGCTTCGGAGCCGCGCCGGTGGCGGTCCAGCTAGTCGCCTTTACCTATGGTCTTTCCGCGGATGTAAGCCTGTTGTTCGTTACGCTGGGAATTCTGGCGCTGACCGCATGGGCGGCGGCGCTGCTGCTGCCGCGGGAAGGTACGGCGGTCCAGGCTTCCGCTATACAGCCGGCCGCCACGGGGGCGGGGGCGGACTGA
- the cutA gene encoding divalent-cation tolerance protein CutA yields MPTDSSVIFVYMTAGSPEEAQRIGRVLVDEGLAACVNILPEMISIYRWQGQVEDGRESVMIAKTRTDRFDVLAARVRDLHSYETPCIVELPLGRGDAPYLDWLVRESAPAAVTGGDPA; encoded by the coding sequence ATGCCGACCGACAGCAGCGTGATCTTCGTCTACATGACCGCGGGCTCGCCGGAAGAGGCGCAGCGCATTGGACGGGTTCTGGTCGATGAGGGGCTTGCGGCCTGCGTCAACATCCTGCCGGAGATGATCTCCATCTATCGTTGGCAGGGACAGGTCGAGGATGGGCGGGAAAGCGTCATGATCGCCAAGACCCGCACCGACCGCTTCGACGTCCTGGCTGCCCGTGTCCGCGACCTGCACAGCTACGAGACGCCCTGTATCGTGGAACTGCCGCTTGGCCGGGGCGATGCGCCCTATCTGGACTGGCTGGTCCGGGAGAGTGCGCCGGCAGCGGTTACGGGAGGAGACCCGGCATGA
- a CDS encoding MerR family transcriptional regulator: MADAADTETRSRSGKSATAFRTISEVSADLDVPQHVLRFWESKFPQIKPLKRGGGRRYYRPDDVELLRRIQVLLYKEGYTIKGVQRLLKESRGASALSANDASPDEDESEHAELTAQEAADASSALSDITGADAAPLSSDPAAEIPEAGSGSALPADKRRELEGILAELQAISRLLRS, encoded by the coding sequence ATGGCTGATGCTGCGGATACAGAAACGCGGTCTAGAAGCGGAAAATCCGCCACCGCTTTTCGCACCATCAGCGAAGTATCGGCCGACCTGGACGTGCCGCAGCATGTGCTCCGCTTCTGGGAAAGCAAGTTTCCGCAAATCAAGCCGCTGAAGCGCGGCGGCGGCCGGCGCTACTACCGCCCGGACGATGTCGAGCTGCTGCGCCGCATCCAGGTGCTTCTCTACAAGGAAGGCTACACGATCAAGGGCGTGCAGCGTCTCCTGAAGGAGAGTCGCGGCGCATCGGCGCTTTCCGCGAATGATGCCAGCCCTGATGAAGACGAGTCGGAGCATGCCGAGCTGACCGCTCAGGAAGCCGCCGATGCTTCGTCTGCACTGTCCGACATCACCGGCGCTGATGCTGCGCCACTTTCGTCCGATCCCGCAGCAGAAATTCCCGAAGCGGGGTCCGGCAGTGCTCTACCCGCTGACAAACGCCGCGAACTGGAAGGGATTCTGGCGGAACTCCAGGCGATTTCGCGGTTGCTGCGTAGCTGA
- a CDS encoding integration host factor subunit alpha: protein MSNTVTRAQLSEAVYQEVGLSRNESADLVESVLDEIVEALARGDMVKISSFGSFAVRSKGQRVGRNPKTGEEVPILPRRVLVFRASHVLKDRINQRLAGADAALTG, encoded by the coding sequence ATGAGCAATACCGTTACACGCGCACAGCTTAGCGAAGCGGTCTACCAGGAGGTGGGCCTATCGCGAAACGAGTCGGCAGATCTGGTCGAGAGCGTTCTGGATGAGATCGTCGAGGCGCTGGCGCGCGGCGACATGGTCAAGATTTCCTCCTTCGGCAGCTTTGCCGTTCGCTCCAAGGGACAGCGCGTGGGCCGCAATCCCAAGACGGGGGAGGAGGTGCCGATCCTGCCCCGCCGGGTGCTGGTCTTCCGCGCCTCCCATGTGCTGAAGGACCGTATCAACCAGCGGCTGGCCGGTGCCGACGCCGCTCTGACGGGCTGA
- a CDS encoding beta-ketoacyl-ACP synthase III has product MTRRSVILGCGAYVPERVMTNHDLEKIVDTTDEWIVERTGIRSRHIAAEGEFTSDLAVKAAERALAHAGVSAQEVDLIVVATATPDNTFPATASKVQAKLGITSGIAFDVQAVCSGFVFALATADNFIKAGQVKTALVIGAETFSRILDWTDRTTCVLFGDGAGAVVLRAEEGIAGTDRRGILSTHLHTDGRHHDMLYVDGGPSSTQTVGHLRMRGQEVFKHAVVNLASVVEEALEANGLTSAAIDWLVPHQANKRIIDSTGRKLKLDPSRVVLTVDHHGNTSAASIPLALCEAVHDGRIQRGNLVLMEAMGGGFTWGAALVRW; this is encoded by the coding sequence ATGACCCGCAGATCCGTTATTCTGGGGTGTGGCGCGTACGTTCCCGAGCGCGTCATGACCAACCACGACCTGGAGAAGATCGTCGATACCACGGATGAGTGGATCGTCGAGCGGACGGGCATCCGTTCCCGCCACATCGCTGCCGAGGGGGAGTTCACCTCCGACCTGGCGGTGAAGGCCGCCGAACGCGCCCTGGCCCATGCCGGCGTTTCGGCGCAGGAGGTCGACCTGATCGTGGTGGCCACGGCCACTCCCGACAACACCTTTCCGGCCACAGCTTCCAAGGTTCAGGCCAAGCTGGGCATCACCAGCGGCATCGCCTTCGACGTGCAGGCGGTCTGCTCCGGCTTCGTGTTCGCCCTGGCGACGGCCGACAACTTCATCAAGGCCGGGCAGGTGAAGACCGCCCTGGTGATCGGGGCGGAGACCTTCTCCCGCATCCTGGACTGGACCGACCGCACCACCTGCGTACTGTTCGGCGATGGCGCCGGCGCTGTGGTGCTGCGGGCTGAAGAGGGAATCGCCGGGACGGACCGGCGCGGAATCCTTTCCACCCACCTGCACACCGATGGCCGCCACCATGACATGCTCTATGTCGATGGCGGGCCGTCCAGCACGCAGACCGTCGGCCATCTGCGTATGCGGGGGCAGGAGGTCTTCAAGCACGCTGTCGTCAATCTGGCGAGCGTGGTTGAAGAAGCTCTGGAGGCCAACGGACTCACCTCCGCCGCCATCGACTGGCTGGTTCCGCACCAAGCCAACAAGCGCATCATCGACAGCACCGGCCGCAAGCTGAAGCTTGACCCCTCGCGCGTAGTGCTGACCGTGGACCATCATGGCAACACCTCGGCCGCCTCAATTCCTCTGGCGCTGTGCGAGGCGGTGCATGATGGGCGCATCCAGCGCGGCAATCTGGTGCTGATGGAAGCCATGGGCGGCGGCTTCACCTGGGGGGCCGCACTCGTCCGTTGGTGA
- the plsX gene encoding phosphate acyltransferase PlsX encodes MSTRLRIALDAMGGDHAPDMVVAGADIARERCPNVDYLFVGDEQRVRALLDRYPALKSISEVRHAPDVVGMDAKPSAALRTGRQSSMRLAIDAVAAGDAACVVSAGNTGALMAMAKFVLKTLPGIDRPAIASFFPTQRGESVMLDLGANLECDADNLVQFAVMGTVFSRTVLGLLEPTIGLLNVGSEEQKGHEAIRQAAAALRQTPLAKSFHGFIEGNDIGAGTVDVVVTDGFTGNVALKTAEGTAKLYAEFLRQTFSSSLMAKLGYLLARGAFQKLKMRADPRRYNGAMFLGLRGVCVKSHGGTDAIGFANAVTVAVDLVNHGFNEKIRDELAKLQASLSGNDSSTAAAL; translated from the coding sequence TTGAGCACGCGTCTCCGCATCGCCCTGGATGCGATGGGTGGCGACCATGCGCCAGACATGGTCGTGGCGGGTGCCGATATCGCACGCGAGCGCTGCCCCAACGTCGACTATCTCTTCGTCGGCGATGAGCAGCGCGTCCGTGCGTTGCTCGACAGGTATCCGGCGCTGAAGTCCATTTCCGAAGTCCGGCACGCTCCGGACGTCGTCGGCATGGATGCGAAGCCCTCCGCAGCCCTGCGGACGGGGCGGCAGTCCAGCATGCGGCTGGCCATCGATGCGGTGGCGGCAGGCGATGCCGCTTGCGTGGTTTCCGCCGGCAATACCGGCGCGCTCATGGCCATGGCCAAGTTCGTGCTGAAGACCCTGCCGGGCATCGACCGGCCGGCCATCGCCAGCTTCTTCCCCACCCAGCGCGGCGAGAGCGTGATGCTGGACCTTGGGGCGAACCTGGAATGCGACGCGGACAATCTGGTCCAGTTCGCCGTGATGGGCACCGTCTTCTCCCGCACCGTGCTGGGCCTGCTGGAGCCGACCATCGGCCTGCTGAATGTCGGGTCGGAGGAGCAGAAGGGCCATGAGGCCATCCGGCAGGCCGCCGCCGCCCTCCGGCAGACTCCGCTGGCCAAGAGCTTCCATGGCTTCATCGAAGGCAACGACATCGGCGCCGGCACGGTGGATGTCGTCGTCACCGACGGCTTCACCGGGAACGTCGCTCTGAAGACAGCCGAGGGGACTGCCAAGCTCTATGCCGAGTTCCTGCGCCAGACCTTCTCCTCTTCGCTGATGGCGAAGCTGGGATATCTGTTGGCGCGCGGCGCCTTCCAGAAACTGAAGATGCGGGCCGATCCGCGGCGCTATAACGGGGCCATGTTCCTGGGCCTGCGCGGCGTCTGCGTCAAAAGCCACGGCGGCACGGACGCCATTGGCTTCGCCAACGCCGTGACGGTCGCGGTGGATCTCGTGAACCACGGGTTCAACGAGAAAATCCGGGACGAGCTGGCCAAGCTCCAGGCGTCCCTGTCAGGTAATGATTCCTCCACTGCAGCAGCCCTGTGA
- the rpmF gene encoding 50S ribosomal protein L32, which produces MAVPKKKTSKSRRNMRRSHHALTGSSYAECNNCGELKQPHHVCGSCGHYDGREVVQSTAA; this is translated from the coding sequence ATGGCTGTTCCCAAGAAGAAGACCTCCAAGTCGCGCCGCAACATGCGCCGTTCGCATCACGCGCTGACCGGCTCCTCCTATGCGGAGTGCAACAACTGCGGTGAGCTGAAGCAGCCGCACCATGTCTGCGGCTCCTGCGGTCACTATGACGGCCGTGAGGTTGTCCAGAGCACCGCTGCCTGA
- a CDS encoding YceD family protein: MKHEMRAPAPEFSRRIIADTVSTSGTGQEIVADAQERAALARRLDLVSIDKLTARVKLRRVRGEYVRVTGEIEADVVQSCVVTLEPVPAHVNDSFEALFAPDHLVPDEEDEEVEVTFSGGTESDIPEAMDNGSIDIGELAAQHLSLALDPYPRKPGVSFEEIDDPYEEDAREPERPNPFAKLASLKRPT; this comes from the coding sequence ATGAAACATGAAATGCGGGCGCCGGCGCCTGAATTCTCCCGCCGGATCATTGCCGACACGGTATCGACCAGCGGCACTGGACAGGAGATCGTGGCCGACGCGCAGGAGCGGGCGGCCCTGGCCCGCCGGCTGGATCTTGTCTCCATTGACAAGCTGACGGCGCGCGTGAAGCTGCGCCGGGTGCGCGGCGAGTATGTCCGGGTGACCGGCGAGATCGAGGCCGATGTGGTGCAGAGCTGCGTCGTGACTCTGGAGCCCGTTCCGGCCCATGTGAACGACAGCTTCGAGGCGCTGTTCGCGCCCGACCATCTGGTGCCCGACGAGGAGGATGAGGAGGTCGAGGTCACCTTCTCCGGCGGGACGGAATCGGATATTCCCGAGGCGATGGACAATGGCTCCATCGATATCGGCGAGTTGGCCGCCCAGCACCTCTCCCTGGCTCTCGACCCTTATCCGCGCAAGCCCGGCGTCTCCTTCGAGGAGATCGACGATCCTTATGAGGAGGATGCCCGCGAACCGGAGAGGCCCAACCCTTTTGCAAAGCTTGCATCGCTGAAGCGCCCGACCTAA
- a CDS encoding ubiquinol-cytochrome C chaperone family protein, producing MLNRLFRRSSNQRTVAELYGRIVAQARSESFFTGVGVPDTIEGRFELIALHAWLVMRRLSREGRGAAEFNQALFDFMFADLDLNLREAGVSDLKVGDKVKELATHFYGRVKAYEDGVSPGAAQGALEAALDRNLFGSTLPEPRHVAAMVEYVRREAAALDAEPADGLLKGRVTFGPAPQAWEE from the coding sequence GTGCTGAACCGACTGTTCCGGCGCTCATCAAACCAGCGCACCGTTGCCGAACTCTATGGCCGCATCGTGGCACAGGCACGCAGCGAGTCCTTTTTCACAGGCGTCGGCGTACCGGACACCATCGAAGGCAGGTTCGAACTGATCGCTCTGCATGCCTGGCTGGTCATGCGGCGGCTGTCCCGGGAAGGGCGAGGGGCGGCGGAGTTCAACCAGGCGCTCTTCGACTTCATGTTCGCGGACCTGGACCTGAACCTGCGGGAGGCCGGGGTAAGCGACCTGAAGGTGGGCGACAAGGTCAAGGAGCTGGCCACCCATTTCTACGGGCGGGTGAAGGCTTATGAGGACGGGGTGTCGCCTGGTGCGGCCCAAGGGGCGTTGGAAGCAGCGCTGGACCGCAATCTCTTCGGCTCCACCCTGCCGGAACCTCGTCATGTGGCCGCCATGGTCGAGTATGTGAGGCGGGAGGCTGCGGCACTGGATGCCGAACCCGCGGACGGGCTGTTGAAGGGGCGCGTGACTTTCGGTCCCGCCCCCCAAGCCTGGGAGGAGTGA
- a CDS encoding outer membrane protein assembly factor BamE, with protein sequence MPKFTAPLLATGLLAIALAGCSPIQATRGNIATDQRLAQIEPGVTSRVQVQYALGTPTATGTVDDKTWYYIGFRTAQTAFFEPEITSQRIVKVRFNDEGIVETVEEIDGSQARHVDPVDRSTPTAGREVTFVEQLLGNVNRSSKKKEEK encoded by the coding sequence ATGCCGAAATTCACCGCCCCGCTGCTCGCGACCGGCCTGCTTGCCATCGCCCTTGCCGGCTGCTCGCCCATCCAGGCCACGCGCGGCAACATCGCCACCGACCAGAGACTGGCCCAGATCGAACCCGGCGTGACCTCCCGCGTGCAGGTCCAGTACGCGCTCGGCACGCCGACCGCGACGGGCACAGTGGACGACAAGACCTGGTACTATATCGGCTTCCGGACGGCGCAGACCGCCTTCTTCGAGCCGGAGATCACCAGCCAGCGCATCGTCAAGGTGCGCTTCAACGATGAAGGCATCGTCGAGACGGTGGAGGAGATCGACGGCAGCCAGGCGCGCCATGTCGATCCCGTGGACCGCTCCACCCCCACCGCCGGCCGTGAGGTCACCTTCGTGGAGCAGTTGCTGGGCAATGTGAACCGCTCCAGCAAGAAAAAGGAAGAGAAGTAG
- a CDS encoding sodium-translocating pyrophosphatase, whose translation MHQGVLLFVLGCGVLAIVYGIFTARSVLAASAGNMRMQEIARAIQIGANAYLNRQYTTIGIVGAVIAVIVGILLGFYVAIGFIIGAVLSGAAGYIGMNISVRANVRTAEGARQGLAHGLSIAFRAGAVTGMLVAGLALLAVAGYYVLLLALGVSGRGMVDALVALGFGASLISIFARLGGGIFTKGADVGADLVGKVEAGIPEDDPRNPAVIADNVGDNVGDCAGMAADLFETYAVTVVATMVLASIFFGAQADAMNSLMIYPLAIGGICIITSIIGTYFVKLGANNSIMGALYKGFIATGVLSLVGIGLMTLWVLPDGFGSAFTSDAGVTFTGTGLFLCAVIGLVVTGLIVWITEYYTGTEYRPVRSVAEASRTGHGTNVIQGLAVSMESTALPALVICGAIIATYLLAGLFGIAIAVTSMLALAGMVVALDAYGPVTDNGGGIAEMADLPKEVRVTTDALDAVGNTTKAVTKGYAIGSAGLGALVLFAAYNEDLKYFMARPEEYPYFTGFQLDFSLANPFVVVGLIIGGLLPYLFGAMGMTAVGRAAGSVVEEVRRQFRENPGIMAGTSKPDYGRAVDMLTRAAIKEMIIPSMLPVLAPVVVYFVVLLIAGKGAAFSAVGAMLLGVIVTGLFVAISMTSGGGAWDNAKKYIEEGHFGGKGSDAHKAAVTGDTVGDPYKDTAGPAVNPMIKITNIVALLLLAILAHS comes from the coding sequence ATGCACCAGGGAGTTCTTCTGTTCGTCCTGGGATGTGGCGTACTCGCCATTGTCTACGGGATCTTCACGGCGCGTTCAGTGCTTGCGGCCAGCGCCGGCAATATGCGGATGCAGGAAATCGCCCGCGCCATTCAGATCGGCGCAAATGCTTATCTGAACCGGCAGTACACGACCATCGGAATCGTCGGCGCCGTGATCGCCGTCATCGTCGGAATATTGCTGGGCTTCTACGTCGCCATAGGCTTCATCATTGGTGCGGTTCTGTCCGGGGCGGCCGGTTATATCGGCATGAACATCTCCGTCCGCGCCAATGTCAGGACGGCCGAGGGGGCGCGGCAGGGGCTGGCCCACGGCCTGTCCATCGCGTTCCGGGCGGGCGCGGTGACCGGCATGCTGGTCGCTGGTCTCGCCCTGCTAGCGGTGGCCGGCTACTACGTGCTGCTTCTGGCCTTGGGAGTGAGCGGCCGCGGAATGGTGGATGCGTTGGTCGCACTCGGGTTCGGCGCCTCCCTGATCTCGATCTTCGCCCGCCTGGGCGGCGGCATCTTCACCAAGGGCGCTGACGTCGGCGCCGATCTGGTCGGCAAGGTGGAGGCTGGAATTCCGGAGGACGACCCCCGGAATCCGGCGGTCATCGCGGACAATGTCGGCGACAATGTCGGCGACTGCGCCGGCATGGCGGCCGATCTGTTCGAGACCTATGCCGTCACGGTGGTGGCGACCATGGTCCTGGCCAGCATTTTCTTCGGCGCCCAGGCCGACGCGATGAATTCGCTGATGATCTATCCGCTGGCGATCGGCGGCATCTGCATCATCACCTCGATCATCGGCACCTACTTCGTGAAGCTCGGTGCGAACAACAGCATCATGGGCGCCCTCTACAAGGGCTTCATCGCCACGGGCGTGCTTTCGCTGGTGGGAATCGGCCTGATGACGCTCTGGGTCCTGCCCGACGGGTTCGGCAGCGCCTTCACGTCCGATGCCGGGGTCACTTTCACCGGGACCGGATTGTTCCTGTGCGCCGTCATCGGGCTGGTGGTGACGGGACTGATCGTCTGGATCACGGAATATTACACAGGCACCGAATACCGTCCGGTGAGGTCGGTCGCTGAAGCCTCGAGGACGGGACACGGCACCAATGTGATCCAGGGGCTGGCGGTCTCCATGGAATCCACGGCCCTGCCGGCCCTGGTGATCTGCGGGGCGATCATTGCGACGTACCTGTTGGCGGGCCTGTTCGGCATTGCCATCGCCGTGACCAGCATGCTGGCCCTGGCCGGAATGGTGGTGGCGCTCGATGCCTACGGGCCGGTGACGGACAATGGCGGCGGCATCGCGGAGATGGCGGACCTGCCCAAGGAGGTGCGGGTCACGACCGACGCGCTGGACGCCGTCGGCAACACGACCAAAGCCGTGACCAAGGGCTATGCCATCGGCTCCGCGGGTCTTGGTGCGCTGGTGCTGTTCGCAGCCTATAACGAGGATCTGAAGTACTTCATGGCCCGGCCAGAGGAGTATCCCTACTTCACTGGCTTCCAGCTCGATTTCAGCCTCGCAAACCCCTTCGTCGTCGTCGGGCTGATCATCGGCGGTCTGCTGCCCTATCTGTTCGGGGCCATGGGCATGACCGCCGTGGGCAGAGCAGCCGGCTCGGTGGTGGAGGAGGTGCGGCGGCAGTTCCGCGAGAATCCCGGCATCATGGCCGGGACCAGCAAACCGGACTATGGCCGGGCGGTGGACATGCTGACCCGGGCGGCGATCAAGGAGATGATCATCCCCTCCATGCTGCCGGTGCTGGCGCCGGTGGTCGTCTACTTCGTCGTGCTTCTGATCGCGGGGAAGGGAGCGGCGTTCTCCGCCGTCGGGGCGATGCTGCTGGGAGTCATCGTCACCGGACTTTTCGTCGCCATCTCGATGACCTCGGGCGGCGGCGCCTGGGACAATGCCAAGAAGTACATCGAGGAGGGGCATTTCGGCGGCAAGGGCTCCGACGCCCATAAGGCGGCGGTGACCGGCGACACGGTCGGCGACCCCTACAAGGACACCGCCGGCCCGGCGGTCAATCCGATGATCAAGATCACCAACATCGTCGCCCTGCTGCTGCTGGCGATCCTGGCCCATTCCTGA
- a CDS encoding flagellar basal body-associated FliL family protein has translation MKKIILLVLALMVLIGAGVGGYVLFGPKHEEVAESDEPQLPVKPTGVPTFVSIGPLVLPVIRDKRVEQNILLQVSLEVYGDATRESVRQLTPRLNDAFLRALYGDIEAGDVMQGQLVNVNAIRDKLMAASEEVLGVGVVWDVLIQAVTQRPAM, from the coding sequence ATGAAAAAGATCATCCTCCTCGTCCTTGCCCTCATGGTGCTGATCGGCGCCGGAGTCGGCGGCTATGTGCTGTTCGGGCCGAAGCATGAGGAGGTTGCCGAGAGCGATGAGCCACAGCTTCCGGTAAAGCCCACGGGGGTGCCGACCTTCGTGAGTATCGGTCCCCTGGTCCTGCCTGTGATCCGTGACAAACGGGTGGAGCAGAACATCTTGCTGCAGGTGTCGCTGGAGGTGTACGGGGATGCAACGCGGGAGTCGGTGCGCCAACTGACGCCGCGTTTGAACGACGCCTTCCTGCGGGCGCTCTACGGCGACATCGAGGCCGGCGACGTGATGCAGGGCCAGCTCGTCAACGTGAATGCGATCCGGGACAAGCTGATGGCCGCCTCGGAGGAGGTTCTCGGGGTCGGCGTGGTCTGGGACGTGCTGATCCAGGCGGTTACCCAGCGCCCGGCCATGTGA
- the thiL gene encoding thiamine-phosphate kinase, producing MTGAGDTPPGSNPGSRPDGALGEFGRIERYLKPLAEGVPGAFGLTDDAAVLDVPADSQLVVTTDAMVAGVHFLPSDPPADIAHKLLAVNLSDLAAKGARPLGYSLVTSLPKDQSESWLASFTQGLEAAQRRWGIGLLGGDSVSTPGPMNLTISALGTVPAGRMVRRAGAKAGDLLFVSGTIGDAALGLLLALGQLERTADFRSDEVLIARLRRPEPRLALASMLLEHATAALDVSDGLVADLGHLAQASGVGLVVEAAQVPISSAAAEHLGNWPGLLADILTGGDDYEVAFTAPADAREQIVESSAAVGVPVTAIGRVAAGRGVQVLDRAGIPLDLGAGGWRHF from the coding sequence GTGACCGGGGCGGGGGATACCCCGCCCGGTTCCAATCCCGGTTCCCGGCCCGATGGCGCGCTTGGGGAATTCGGGCGCATCGAACGTTACCTGAAGCCGCTGGCCGAGGGCGTGCCCGGAGCCTTCGGCCTGACGGACGATGCAGCGGTGCTGGATGTGCCGGCGGACAGCCAGCTTGTCGTCACCACCGACGCCATGGTGGCCGGCGTCCATTTCCTGCCCAGCGACCCGCCCGCCGACATCGCCCACAAGCTGCTGGCCGTGAACCTCTCCGATCTGGCAGCCAAGGGTGCCCGGCCGCTGGGATACAGCCTGGTCACCAGCCTGCCCAAGGACCAGTCGGAAAGCTGGCTGGCAAGCTTCACCCAGGGGCTGGAGGCGGCGCAGCGCCGCTGGGGCATCGGGTTGCTCGGCGGCGACAGCGTCTCCACCCCAGGCCCGATGAATCTCACCATCAGCGCACTCGGCACCGTGCCTGCCGGCCGCATGGTCCGCCGGGCCGGGGCCAAGGCGGGAGACCTTCTTTTCGTCAGCGGAACGATCGGGGATGCGGCGCTGGGCCTTCTGCTGGCGTTGGGACAGCTGGAGCGGACAGCGGATTTCCGATCCGACGAGGTCCTGATCGCCCGTCTCCGCCGGCCGGAGCCCCGGCTGGCCCTGGCGTCGATGCTGCTGGAACACGCGACGGCGGCCCTGGACGTATCCGACGGGCTGGTCGCAGACCTGGGCCATCTGGCGCAGGCGAGCGGGGTCGGGCTGGTGGTCGAGGCGGCGCAGGTGCCGATCTCCAGTGCCGCGGCGGAGCATCTCGGGAACTGGCCCGGACTGCTGGCCGACATCCTGACCGGCGGTGACGATTACGAAGTGGCCTTCACCGCCCCGGCGGATGCGCGGGAGCAGATCGTGGAATCCTCTGCCGCCGTAGGCGTGCCTGTCACCGCAATCGGCCGGGTGGCGGCAGGGCGGGGCGTCCAGGTGCTGGACCGCGCCGGCATCCCCCTGGACCTTGGAGCCGGCGGCTGGCGCCACTTCTGA
- the nusB gene encoding transcription antitermination factor NusB — MPRAKKTPDPVVPKEPPRPKQTGSVKARRSSARLAAVQALYQIEMGSTPTEVAIGEFVRYRIGHEHDGDTLVTADAQLFADIVRGVMARRADIESVLRGALTGQWQFDRIETVLRWILCAGVFELMEKPETAPHIIINDYIDVTHAFFAGKEPGMVNGVLDRLARTLRSAEMPPRGEQP; from the coding sequence ATGCCCCGCGCCAAGAAGACCCCCGATCCGGTTGTGCCGAAGGAGCCGCCCAGGCCGAAGCAGACCGGCTCCGTAAAGGCACGGCGCAGCTCCGCCCGTCTTGCCGCAGTCCAGGCGCTGTATCAGATCGAGATGGGAAGCACGCCGACGGAAGTCGCCATCGGCGAATTCGTGCGCTACCGCATCGGGCATGAGCATGACGGCGACACGCTGGTGACGGCTGACGCCCAGCTCTTCGCCGACATCGTGCGCGGCGTCATGGCCCGCCGGGCGGACATCGAGAGCGTGCTGCGGGGCGCTCTGACCGGCCAGTGGCAGTTCGACCGGATCGAGACCGTGCTGCGCTGGATTCTCTGTGCCGGCGTGTTCGAGCTGATGGAGAAGCCGGAGACGGCTCCCCACATCATCATCAACGATTATATCGACGTGACCCACGCCTTCTTTGCTGGCAAGGAGCCGGGCATGGTGAACGGCGTCCTGGACCGTCTGGCCCGCACGCTTCGGAGTGCGGAGATGCCCCCCCGCGGGGAGCAGCCGTGA